The following coding sequences are from one Motacilla alba alba isolate MOTALB_02 chromosome 4, Motacilla_alba_V1.0_pri, whole genome shotgun sequence window:
- the RNF4 gene encoding E3 ubiquitin-protein ligase RNF4, whose protein sequence is MSTTQRKRRGGTVNSRQARKRSRLVASTAEMASEAEPIELEESAGEEVVDLTCESSDPVVVDLTHNDSIVIVEENQRQRRNLRLRSQRQADSCVLSSDDEDETRDNDVYVADKAARELAPLEEETASSKPSGTVSCPICMDVYSEIVQSGRLIVSTKCGHVFCSQCLRDSLRNANSCPTCRKKLTHRQYHPIYI, encoded by the exons ATGAGCACA ACTCAACGGAAGCGCCGTGGAGGAACAGTTAATTCTAGGCAAGCTCGAAAAAGAAGCAGGCTCGTGGCTTCTACTGCTGAAATGGCTTCAGAAGCAGAGCCAATAGAACTTGAAGAAAGTG ctggtGAAGAAGTAGTAGATCTCACATGTGAATCTTCTGATCCTGTAGTCGTTGATCTAACTCACAATGATTCCATTGTG ATTGTTGAAG agAACCAGCGACAAAGGAGAAACCTGAGACTAAGAAGCCAGCGACAGGCAGACAGCTGCGTACTGAGTAgtgatgatgaagatgaaaCAAGAGATAACGATGTGTATGTGGCTGATAAAGCAGCTCGAGAACTGGCACCGCTGGAAGAGGAAACTGCAAGTTCAAA GCCGTCTGGTACTGTTAGCTGTCCAATTTGCATGGATGTCTACTCAGAG ATTGTGCAAAGTGGACGACTGATTGTGTCAACAAAATGTGGCCATGTCTTCTGCAGTCAGTGCCTCCGTGATTCCCTTAGGAATGCCAACTCTTGCCCAACTTGCAGGAAGAAACTCACTCACAGACAGTATCATCCCATTTATATATGA